A segment of the Yersinia rochesterensis genome:
CGGCTGCCCGTATTTATCGCCCGGTAAAATAAGGGCCTTATCCATAATATCCCTTTGAAACAGCACGAATAAATTGAACAATTGAGTACCACCAGCACATTATCTGTTATGGATGCTATGACAAAGTATTCATCTGTCATAGCAATAAACAGAAACCCCGCTATAGTGGGCGGGTGGTTATTCAATTATTAAATAAGGAGTTTTATGTCATCACTTAATCAAACATCTGTTCGCGCCCAGCAAGGTAGCACTGATGCAAACTTACCTGGTGAAGATCATTTGATCGCCCATGAAGCTTTGCTTATCGCATTAATGGTTGAATGTGCTAACGAGTCAGACAATGATCAATTTTTGTTCAGTGTTCGAGAAACACTTAATCAGATTTTAAGTTCTTCCCGTTATCTTGATGCGAGCAAGATAGCCAACGGTCTGATTGATGAGGCTGATGATAAAGCCAACTGTTAGCCTCTAGCCCTCACTCATGAGGGCTTTTTATTGATAGAACCAGCCAATACCGCCGCTCCTATTAATCAATAATGACAGGTAGCCATCATCAACCAATCAAAGCGGTAATATAATCTATCGAGGAAAGTAATGGTTTCGCTGAAAGAAGTGGCAAATCTGGCGTCAGTTTCATTAATGACGGTTTCTCGGGCAATCAATGCCCCAGAACAATTGCGACCAGAAACTTATCAGCGAGTCATGCAAACCATTGAAACTCTCGATTATGTACCTGATTTCTTTGCCCGAAAAATGCGGGGCAACACCACCAAAACCTCGACTCTCGCCGTGCTTGCGCGCGATACCGCCACCACTCCGTTTTCGGTCGAGATATTACTGTCCATTGAGTTGACGGCACGCGAATTTGGCTGGAATAGCTTTCTGGTCAATCTAACTTCACACGAAGACAGCGAACGCGCGGTCAACCAACTGCTGGCCCAGCGCCCCGATGGCATTATTTTTGCCTCAATGAGGCTACAACAGGTCACTGTCCCTGAATGTCTTCGGGATAAGAATATTGTGCTAGCTAATTGTGTCAGCGAGAATAATACAATCCCCAGCTACATTCCTGATGACTTTGATGGTCAATATCAGGCGCTGAAATTGCTGCTGCGCCGAGGTTATCAGCGGCCATTGTGTCTCTATCTTCCTGAGAGTTCGCTGGCGGGAAAAGCTCGGCGCGCGGGCGTGGAAAAAGCATGGCGAGAATCTACCTTACCACTGGAGCAGTTACGTCAGCACCACTT
Coding sequences within it:
- a CDS encoding LacI family DNA-binding transcriptional regulator, with the protein product MVSLKEVANLASVSLMTVSRAINAPEQLRPETYQRVMQTIETLDYVPDFFARKMRGNTTKTSTLAVLARDTATTPFSVEILLSIELTAREFGWNSFLVNLTSHEDSERAVNQLLAQRPDGIIFASMRLQQVTVPECLRDKNIVLANCVSENNTIPSYIPDDFDGQYQALKLLLRRGYQRPLCLYLPESSLAGKARRAGVEKAWRESTLPLEQLRQHHLAWGDEHYQDVISLLERNCPNGKPDFDVLICGNDRIAFLAYQVLLAKGITIPQQVAVVGYDNMAGIGELFLPPLTTVQQPHYDIGREAALHLIERRESRLIHRLPCPLLERAST